Below is a genomic region from Vibrio cortegadensis.
TCAAGCGCGTCTCATTACGCTGCAACTCCGCTAAGTAGTTCTTATCTCCCGAAATACTTCTTTTGATACTTCCAACAGTACTTTTACGCTTGGACTGCGTTTTCGTGAGTTGATCGCGTTTTTTCGTTTGCTGCTTAAGCAGTGTCGCTATCTGATCTTTTTCTAAATTGAGCTGATGTTGACTTTTAATCAGTTGCTCACTGGTGTGATTTAGCGCGGTGATGGTTTCAGAACGAGCACGAGCAAGATGTTGGAAGTATTGGCTGATCCTATCCTCTTCCACTCCATTATTCAGAATGCTCGTCGATGCTTTTGCTCTTTCAGTGACATAATAAGCTTGAATTAACTGCTCCAATTTAGCGGTTTGTTGTTTCTTCTGAGTTTCTAGAGTTTGAATCTTCTTCTTCAAATTCTTGATGTTCGCATCAGACGTTGCCAGGTGCTTGCGAGTCTGCTTAATCTCTTTCTCTAAATTAACAATACTCAGCTCTTGGTTCTTTAGCGATTTTTGCAGTTTATCTAATTGATTTTGCTGAGAGGTGAGTGTTTTTTTCTGACGAGATATTTCACTTTTCACACCGCTTAATTGATTCGAGTCGGCGGCAAATGCAAGCGAACTCAACGTCGTTGCAAGTACGAGAAGTAGTGGCAATAGTGCTGCATAAATACGGTTCATCAAAGATAGAGAAGGCATGCAGCCATTTGATTGAGAAAGCATCATCCGTTTGGTATATCCAAATACAACAAAAGAGTAGCCAACGAGTATACGTTAAGTTCTGAAAGACGAGAAATCACAAGGTAATGCTTTGAGATATTTAGCAAAACAAATAGAAAAAGAGAGAACAAAAGACCAAGCAGCAGGAGCTCCAATCAACAAATACAAAAAAACCGCTGACTGTGCAGCGGCTTATATTGCATTAAATTGAACTAAACCTTAGAACAACTCTTCAGCAACTTTGAACAGGTCATTACGCACTGGACGCTTCATGTTCTCAATAGCGTCGATGATATCGTGGTGAACCAACTCTTCTTTTTGGATACCAACACAACGACCACCTTCACCTTCCATAAGAAGATGTACCGCAAAGTTACCCATGCGAGAAGCAAGAACACGGTCAAATGCCGTTGGACGACCACCACGTTGAATGTGACCAAGAACCGTTGCACGAGTTTCACGACCTGTTGCCGTTTCAATCTCTTTTGCTAGTTCGTTAGCGTCCATCATCAATTCAGTAAGGGCAATAATAGCGTGCTTCTTACCTTTTTCGATTCCCGCAAGAATGCTTTTGATCAACGCTTCTTTGTCTAAACCATTTTCTGGTGTGATGATGTATTCACAACCACCAGCGATCGCTGAAGTCAGAGTCAAATCACCACAGTGGCGACCCATGATTTCAACAATAGAGATACGTTGGTGAGATGAAGATGTATCACGTAGACGGTCAATCGCATCGATAACAGTGTTCAACGCCGTTAGGTAGCCGATAGTGTAATCCGTACCTGCGATATCATTATCGATAGTGCCAGGAAGACCGATACAAGGATAACCCATTTCAGTTAGTTTCTTCGCTCCCATGTAAGAGCCGTCACCACCAATAACCACAAGTGCTTCGATACCGTGTTTTTTAAGGTTTTCGATGCCTTTTTCACGTACTTCTACATTTTTGAATTCAGGGAAGCGAGCAGAACCTAAGAAAGTACCACCACGGTTAATTACATCAGAAACACTTGAACGGTCAAGTTTCTCAATGCGGTCTTCAACAAGACCTAAATAGCCATCATAAATACCGTAAACTTCAATGCCAACGGATAGTGCAGTACGAACTACGCCACGAACTGCAGCATTCATACCTGGTGCGTCGCCGCCACTTGTTAAAACACCGATCTTCTTAATCATGCTCACCCTCGATTATTGGGAATCTATTATTAATTTTAGTGTGAGCCGCATGTAATTTGCCACTCACTAAATCTGTTATTTTGTGCGCTATGTTACATTTACCAAACAGGAATACCACTCAAATCGCACTAAATCATGTAATTTATCTACTTATGTAAGAGTATTACAGTTTTACTCATTTACTTTGTTGATTCATATCAGAATCACTTTGTTTTCTTTATATTGCAGAAAAGATAGTCAATGGCTACAAATTTGTCTTCTTTTCTTATATAAAAATCATCACCAATCTTGAGTCTTCTGCTCTTTTTCACTGCCAAACACCACGGAATATGGGTCTTGATGAATTAATACATCAGCTTCTGGGAAAAGGTGTATTAGCTTTGCTTCAACGAGATCAGAAATGCGATGCGCTTCAATAAGCACGATCTCATCTCCAAGCTCTAAATGCAGTTGAATAAAGCGAACAGGGCCAGACATACGTGTGCGAACTTGGTGTACACCTAAAACCCCATCAATTGAAATAGAAGCCTGCTTTATCTGTTCGATCTCCTCTTCTGGTAATTGGCGATCCAGTAGAGATTGCACCGCTTCATTGGCCATTTGAAATGCACTATAGAGAATATAAAGCCCAATACCGACAGCAAATACTGAGTCCGCCTGACCAATACCAAACCAGCTTAATCCTAGCGCAATCATAATCGCCGCATTCATATAGAGGTCAGTTTGATAATGCAAAGAATCCGCAGCAATGGCTTGGCTACCGGTTTTCTGCACCACGTGTTTTTGAAAACGAACCAGTCCAAACGTCATGATAATGGCAAAGAAACTGACATAAATACCGTACTCTGGAGAATTCAGTTCGTGCGGTCTAAAGAAACGCTCTACGCCGTTGAGGATCAAGAAACAAGCCGAACCCGAAATAAACATCGCTTGAGCCAGCGCCGCTAATGATTCGGCTTTACCATGACCAAAAGTATGCTCTTTATCTGCTGGCTGAAGGGAGTATCGAACCACAATTAAGTTGACGACCGAGGCTGCAATATCAAGCAGCGAATCGATCACTGAAGCCAATAAGCTTACCGATCCTGTCATCCACCACGCCACCATTTTTACAATCAATAATAGCGAAGCAATTGTCGTTGCAGCCCAAGCGGCCATAGTAACCAAACGTGCGTATTCTTGTTTCATAATGCCAATAATGAGTGTGAAGTGAACAAAGTATAACCTGCAAATCGATGCTTGAATATATATCCAAAAAAGCGAACGCTGAAAAAACTAAGTTGTATAGCAGTAGCGTTGTATGGCAATAACAGCATCACTGACAGAAAATCAGAGCGTTAGAGTGGCCCCATTAGCGAGCTCCAAACAGCAGACACAAAAAAAGCGACGCTAAGCCGCTTTTTTATCATGAATGTATGACGCTATTAATACGAAATACCGTATTAATTATTTTTCATGCGCTTTTCCATTTTAGCTGAACACTCTTGCATTCTCTCTTGCTGAAGCTCCTGCACTTTTGCTTTTTGCTCAGCCGTTAATACGCTGAACATCTCATGCTTTTTCTTCATCATTTGTACACGACGCTCAGATTGTTGCTCAACCATCTCTTTCGCAAGATCGTTAGCCGCCGCTTCATCAAAGTTATCCGCCAGCACAAGAGCTTGAACCTTCGCATGATGCGCTTGCATTTCAGCACGTTTCTCTGCGTACTTACCTTTCATTTCTTTACGCCCAGCTTCACGCATCTCTTTTAGTTGATCGCGCTGCTCATCCGTTAAATCCAATTGGCGCATCATGCCTTTATCGAATCCACCACATTTACCGTCAGGACCTTTATGGTGACCTTTACCACCACCGAATGCGAATGCACTTGCGGTACCAAGAGTAAGTGGAAGAACAACAGCGGCTAAAATTATTTTCTTTGCATTTTTCATAATAGATACCTTCATCAATGATTCGTTGGCGTGCTGTCTTCACAGCGGTTGAGTATAGAATAGAACCTTCGATGTAAAGTGGCGTATAGAGAGCGTAAAGAATCGTAAAGACTGTTAATCGGCTAAGGTTTAACAGTAATATAAATAGGTAATCACCTGGATAAAGGCAAAGCAATGGCACATATTCTTCTCATCGACGACGATACTGAACTCACCAGTCTACTAAAAGACATTTTGAGCTTTGAAGGTTTTACGGTCTCAGAAGCAAACGATGGTGAAGCAGGGCTTGACGCTATCACAGATGACATCGATTTAATTCTTCTTGATGTGATGATGCCAAAGCTTAATGGAATGGAGACTCTTAAGCGCCTGCGCACTCAGTGGGAAACTCCTGTACTCATGCTAACCGCTAAAGGGGAAGAGATCGACCGCGTGATAGGCTTAGAGCTTGGGGCGGATGATTACCTACCAAAACCATTTAGTGACCGCGAATTACTGGCGCGTATTAAAGCTATTTTACGCCGCACACAAACAGCACCAAATACCAAAAACAGTGATGGTATTGAGTATCAAGATATCCACGTTTACCCAGGAAAACAGGAAGCTTACTGTAAAGGTGAATTGATCGATTTAACCACCACCGAATTCTCATTATTGGCTCACTTCATTCAAAACCCGGGAACGACGTTAACCAAAGAGGCCTTAAGCTTAGATGTGCTAGGCAAACGTCTGGCCGCTTTTGATCGCGCTATTGATATGCATGTCTCTAATTTGCGCAAGAAACTCCCAGAGCGAGCGGATGGAAAACCTCGAATCAAAACATTGCGTGGACGCGGCTACTTGTTGGTGGAGGAAGGGTAATGCGCGTACCTAAAATTACCAGCTTATACGGGCGCATCTTTGCCATTTTCTGGCTCACGATGTTACTCGTTCTTCTGGCCGTGTTAACCCTGCCCCATTTAGATCCTCGTGTGGCTCGCGATGTTCCCCCTGATCATTTAAGTCGCTTATTCTCCATCCAAAAGAATACCGAGGCTCGCTTTCAAAATAACGATAATCTCACCTCTATTATATACAGCTTAGAAAAGAGCGATCATCGTAGCGGTAAAGCACGCTTTTTCATCACCGATTTAGAAGGCAACATTCTCACGATCAGAAAGCATAAGGATTTTAAATTCAAAGCGGTGCAGAACTTTATCTCCAGCATTGATGACAATAGCCAACCGAAACAGAAACTGTATGGCCGATATATGCTAGCAGGCCCAATTCCTATTACTTTAGCGAATCAAGAACTGCAGATGTTTGTCGGGGTCAAGTGGGATCGGCCTCCACCGTTTCTATTGCGACTGTTTGATAAACCCTTTCAATTGTTGTTTGCCGTCATGATCGTCAGTACCCCACTCTTATTATGGTTAGCATGGGCATTAAGCCAGCCTGCTCGTAAATTAGAAAAAGCCGCCCAGCGAGTCGCCAAAGGTGAATTTGTGGCTGATCCTGAATTAGAAAAAGGGACGTCAGAATTTAGGCAAGCGGGCGCAAGCTTCAACCAGATGGTACTGGCGGTGAATCAAATGATGTCTGGGCAACAACGACTTCTGTCTGATATCTCCCACGAATTGCGTTCCCCACTTACGCGTTTGAGAATGGCTAACGCATTGGCGACACGTAAACAGGGGGAAAGCTCGGAGCTAGAACGAATCGATACGGAAGCACAGCGACTTGAGCAGATGATAGGTGAGCTATTAGCGCTATCTCGAATGCAAGTCGACAGCCACCTTGCTAGGGAGATCCAGCCACTTTCAAGCTTATGGGAAGCGATCCTTGTCGATGCTCAATTTGAAGCTGAACAGATGGATAAAACGTTAACTTACAGCGCCATTCCTGAAAGACACATCTCAGGTAGCCCTAAGCTATTAATGAGTGCGGTAGAGAACATTATCCGTAATGCCATTTGCTATGGGAAAACCACGGTTAATGTGGCGATGAATGTCGATAAAGAGTGTTTGACCATATGTGTTGAAGATGATGGAAACGGTGTGCCCGAAGGTGAACTCAAAGAGATTTTCCGACCGTTCTACCGCGTGTCAACCGCCAGAGATCGTCATTCAGGAGGAACCGGATTAGGTTTAGCAATTACTGAGAACGCGATCAGGCAACATAGTGGGACGATTCAAGCGAGCAAAAGCGCTCTCGGTGGATTAAAAGTCCAAATTGAACTTCCACTGCAAGAATAAATCGGCTGTATTTCCGACTATAGCCGTCTTATACTCCTTGCCTATCTTATTTATATCGTGGACTCATATGTTTGATATCGCTCTTTACGAACCTGAAATCGCGCCAAATACTGGCAATATAATTCGTCTTTGTGCCAACTGCGGAGCAAACTTGCATTTAATCGAGCCGCTAGGATTTGATTTAGAAGAGAAGAAAGTTCGCCGTGCAGGGTTGGATTATCATGATCTCGCACGAGTAAAGCGTCATAAAAGCTTAGAAGCCTTTCTAGAGTATTTACAGAATGAGCGTGAAGGTGATTTCCGAATCTTTGCCTGTACAACGAAGACAACGGGTCATCACGTGGATGCCTCTTTCCAAGCGGGAGATGTGTTGATGTTTGGGCCAGAGACTCGCGGCCTACCTGCTGAATATATTGAAAGCTTACCAATGGAACAGCGAATTCGTATTCCAATGATGCCAGATAGCCGCAGTTTAAACCTGTCTAACGCCGTGGCTATTATTGCGTTTGAAGCTTGGCGACAAATGGGCTTTAACGGCGCGGTTTAATCGAACCTAATTCATTCTCATGCAGATCGCGTCAAAGACGTCATCCATTTTTCGTGAATGATCAGACAAATCGCTGAAAGCAAAAAGCAAAAAGCAAAAAAGGATTGAGCATCACGCATCAATCCTTTTTTATTATCGGTAATCTTAGTAGAGATGACTATTTCAAGCGTTTGCCTTCATCGTCTTCTCTTTTTTCAAACTCACCTTCGAAGGTATTACCATCATCTCTTTGCTGTGAATTAAACGGGTCGCGATGAAAAGGGTCTTGCTCAAATGGGTTATGCCCACTTTGATTTGCATTTCCTCCCATCGGGCCTGAGCCAAATGAACCGGCGTTAAATCCACCCGACATGTTATTCACCACCATTTTGCTCATTAGCTGTTTTGCAATCATAGCTCGTGGCGCAGGCAGTAATACCAACATACCAAATGCATCCGTCATAAAGCCTGGCGTTAAGAGCAACACACCTGCTACGGCAAGCATGACACCTTCAAGAATCTGTTGAGCTGGCATTTCACCTTGCTGCAAACGGCCTTGAACCGACATCAGGGTTTGAATACCTTGGCTACGAACCAGAGAAGCGCCCGCAAATGCAGTGATCAAAACCAAGGCGATAGTTGGCCATAAACCAAGGAAGCCACCCACTTGGATAAATAAGCCAATTTCAATGATTGGCACAAATATAAATAGTAAAAGTAAAATCGGAAACACAAGTCCTCCTTTGGTTTTCTTCAGTGTATGCCGAAACCCCTTACAAGCTCAAATTTATCCTGTAAAAAAGCTTATCAAAACGAAGTCAACGAACTTTGCAAAAGAATGACAAAACAAAAGCAGAAAAGGTGATCTAGTTACTATTTTTATGCGCACAGTACAGTATTATGTGCCACATAAGTCAGGACGGATTTTACAGCCAAAAACTCTAGCGAATGGATTCTTTACGCACAGAATTGGCTAATAAACTACTATATTGTCAGAATAAATCTCTAAGGATCCTGTTATGGCTACCCTATCTGAAAAAAATTGCACTGCAAATCAAGCAACTCGTCTAGAAGAAGACCTTCTTGGTCAACGTCATGTTCCTGCTGATGCTTACTACGGCATCCATACTCTACGTGCAGTGGAAAACTTCAATATCTCTAATGTGACTATTTCAGATGTACCTGAATTTGTTCGTGGCATGGTCATGACAAAGAAAGCCGCTACATTAGCAAACAAAGAGTTAGGTGTTATCCCAAGTGACGTAGCAAAATTCATCATCCAAGCTTGTGACCTGATTCTTGAAACAGGCAAATGTATGGATCAATTCCCATCGGATGTTTTCCAAGGTGGTGCTGGTACTTCTGTAAACATGAATACCAACGAAGTTATCGCTAACGTTGCTCTAGAGCTTATGGGTAAAGAGAAAGGCGAATACGATTTCGTTAACCCTAACGATCATGTGAACAAGAGCCAATCGACTAACTGTGCTTACCCAACGGGCTTCCGTATTGCGGTATACAACAGCGTAACTAAGCTAACTGAAGCGATTGGCTACCTAAAAGGTGCTTTCGAACTTAAGAGCCAAGAATTTGATACCATTCTAAAAATGGGTCGTACACAGCTGCAAGACGCCGTTCCAATGACAGTTGGCCAAGAGTTCCATGCTTGGGCTGTCACGTTAAATGAAGAAATTAAAAACCTAGATTACACATCTAAACTGATTCTAGAAGTGAACTTAGGTGCGACAGCGATTGGTACTGGTCTTAACGCCGCTCCTGGTTACCAAGAGTTAGCAGTAAAACACTTAGCAGCAGTGACTGGTCTTGAGTGCGTACCAGCAGAAGACTTGATCGAAGCAACGTCTGACTGTGGTGCTTACGTGATGATCCACGGTGCACTAAAACGCCTAGCCGTTAAACTGTCTAAAATCTGTAACGACTTACGTCTTCTTTCTTCTGGCCCTCGCGCTGGTCTGAATGAACTGAACCTTCCTGAACTTCAAGCGGGCTCTTCTATCATGCCTGCAAAAGTTAACCCTGTAGTACCTGAAGTAGTAAACCAAGTTTGCTTTAAAGTTCTAGGTAATGACAACACGGTTTCTTTTGCTGCTGAAGGCGGTCAACTTCAATTGAACGTAATGGAGCCAGTTATCGCGCAAAGCATGTTTGAATCTTTAGACATTCTAACTAACGCTTGTGTGAACCTACGTGACAAGTGTGTAGACGGCATTACGGTAAACAAAGAAATTTGTGAAGCGCACGTGTTCAACTCTATCGGTATCGTGACTTACCTAAACCCATACATTGGCCACCATGAAGGTGACATTGTTGGTAAGATTTGTGCTGAAACCGGTAAGAGCGTTCGTGATGTTGTTCTAGAGCGTGGCTTACTGACTGAAGAAGAGTTAGATGACATCTTCTCTGTCGAGAACCTTATGCGTCCGCAGTACAAAGGCAAACGCTACGAATAATAGATTAAAGAATAAAGGCTCTGGAGACAGAGCCTTTTTTCGTTTCTGACCAAATTATCAATAACTATATATTTAGGAGTCACTCATGTTTTTACTTGAGCTAATCGTCGTATTGGGATGTATCCTGATCGGTGCTCGTATCGGGGGGATCGGCCTCGGCGTTATGGGCGGTGTCGGTCTTGCGGTATTAAGTTTTATTTTCGGCATCCAACCAACAAGCCCACCAATTAACGTAATGTTAATGATCATGGCGGTGGTTGCAGCGGCAGCAGCAATGCAAGCGTCTGGTGGTTTGGATTACATGATCAAGATTGCATCTGGCATTCTGCGTAAAAACCCTCGTCACATCACTTTCATCGCACCTTTAGTGACTTACTTTTTCACAATGATGGCAGGTACTGGCCACGTTGCTTACTCTGTTCTACCTGTTATTGCAGAAGTGAGCCGTCGTAGTGGTATTCGCCCTGCACGCCCACTGGGTATGGCTGTTATCGCATCACAATTTGCGATTGTTGCAAGCCCAATTGCAGCCGCTGTTGTCGCTTTGGTTGCCTTCCTAGAACCACAAGGCATCACGCTAGGTAACGTGCTTTCTGTGACGATCCCAAGTACTTTCCTTGGCCTTGCTTGTGCTTGTGTCATTGTTAACAAGCTTGGTAAAGAGCTAAAAGACGATCCTGAATTCCAACGCCGCATGCAAGATCCTGAGTTCCGTAAAGAGATGGAACAAGAGGAAGCGGTTGAAGATATCATCATCACACCACAAGCGAAAAAATCAGTAGGCATGTTCCTATTTGGTGCGCTAACGGTAGTTATCATGGGTGCTTTCCCATCACTTCGCCCTCAATTTGATGGCTCTCCTATGGGTATGGCGCACACCATTGAAATCGTAATGCTAACGGTTGCTGCTCTTATCATCTTGATCTGTAAACCAGACGGCAATGCGATTAGCCAAGGCTCCGTGTTCCATGCTGGTATGCGTGCGATTGTGGCTATCTTCGGTATTGCTTGGTTAGGCGATACTTTCATTGGCGGCCATGCTGCAATGGTAAAAGAAGCAGTATCTGGTTTAGTTGAAGTGGCACCATGGACATTTGCATTCGCACTATTTGCTTTATCGGTAATGGTAAACAGCCAAGGTGCAACAACTGCGGTTCTTGTCCCTGTCGCGATAGCTCTAGGTCTTCCACCAACAATCATCATTGCAACCTTCGTTGCGGTTAACGGTTACTTCTTTATTCCAAACTACGGTCCTATCATCGCATCGATTGACTTTGACCGAACTGGTACCACGAATATTGGTAAGTACATCTTCAACCACAGCTTTATGATCCCAGGCTTACTCAGCATGGTATTTAGCATCATATTTGGTCTGATCCTATCGAACATCATGATCTAATCGACTAGATTTTGTATTGAATAAAGAGGAGCGAATATCGCTCCTCTTTTTATTTCTCCTACGTAGTTCCACGCTTTTATTCAACGAATCATACGCTTAATTACCACCCACTTTTATTCAGCCATAATTTGCGTAACTTAGTGTAAATTCTTATATTTTTAGTTACTCAAAGCACAAAACAAATCTAGATCACGCTTCAGATTTGACATGCATCAAACATTGTCGAAATAACACCAAAAACATAGCCAAATTTTCTTTTGCATAAAATTCCAGACATTTATGCACACCAGCCCCTAGAGACCCGAAAATAAAAGAACACGCCTCAACCAGCAGCATAGATAACCACTTTAAGCACACTAATACCCTGATAATTCCAAGAACAGCTATTGAGTATAAAGTTAGCACAATAAAAGTGTGAACAACGCCTAGGATAGATTTCACAATGGGATTTAAAATAGCCGCCAGATAAATGAAACTTTAAATTTAATATCGGATTTAATTTAATAATCACAAATATAAATTATTGGTTTAATGCATTATTTAATTAACTAATCATTTCGCATTTTGATTAAAATTCTTTATTTACCCAATTTTGGATCAGCTATTTATTTTTGACTCGCGAATTCACACTGAACTGCCTTTAGAGCAATGACGTGAAAGGAGATTGCTATGACTACCGAAACTGTTCAAAAGGAAGAAAAAGGCGGCTTTTTTGCTAACTTTAAATTCCCTTCTGCTTACACTATTTTATTCCTACTGATTGCAACTGTTGCACTTCTAACTTGGATCGTTCCAGCAGGTCAATACGACCGAGCTATGAACGAAGACCTAGGCCGTGAAGTGCCAATTACTGGTACCTATAAAGCGACTGACGGTAACCCGCAAGGCGTTGTTGATGTACTAATGGCTCCAATCGATGGTTTCTACGATCACAACAGCTATGAAGCGGCTGCGATTGATGTATCACTTTTCATTCTAGTTATCGGTGGCTTCCTTGGCCTAGTAACTAAAACAGGTGCTATCGATGCAGGTATCGAACGTGTAACCGCTCGTCTTGAGGGGCGAGAAGAGTTAATGATTCCGATACTCATGGCGCTCTTTGCTGCTGGTGGTACGGTTTATGGTATGGCGGAAGAGTCTCTACCATTCTACACGCTACTTGTTCCAGTAATGATGGCCGCTCGCTTTGACCCATTAGTGGCAGCAGCAACGGTTCTACTAGGTGCTGGTATCGGTACTCTAGGTTCAACGATTAACCCGTTCGCTACTGTTATCGCAGCAAACGCAGCAGGCATCCCGTTCACTGACGGTATCGTGCTACGTGTTCTTATGCTTGTTATCGGTTGGGTTATCTGTGTTGGTTACGTTATGCGCTATGCAAAAATGGTGCGTGCAGACCAAACTAAATCAATCGTTTACGACAAATACGAAGAAAACAAAGCGCACTTCCTTGGAAACCAAACTGGTGAGCTTCTTGATTTCACAACCACTCGTAAAATCATTCTAACTATCTTCGCAGCTTCATTCGGTGTAATGATTTACGGTGTATCGGTTGCTGGCTGGTGGATGGCAGAAATCTCTGCAATGTTCCTAGGTTCAACTATCCTTATCGGCCTTATCGCTCGCATGAGTGAAGAAGAGTTCACCACTAGCTTCATTGATGGTGCTCGTGACCTATTAGGTGTTGCGCTAATCATCGGTATCGCACGTGGTATCGTGGTAGTAATGGACCGCGGTATGATCACTGATACTATCCTGTTCGCTGCAGAAAACGCAGTAACTGGCTTGTCATCTATCGTGTTCATCAACGTGATGTTCCTACTAGAAATTCTATTATCATTCCTAGTTCCTTCATCTTCAGGTCTAGCGGTACTAACAATGCCTATCATGGCACCTCTAGCTGACTTTGCTGGCGTAGGACGTGAACTCGTTGTAACGGCTTACCAATCTGCATCTGGTCTAGTGAACTTAATGACACCAACGTCTGCAGTGGTTATGGGTGGTCTTGCTATCGCTCGTGTACCATACGTTCGCTGGGTTAAATGGGTCGCTCCGCTACTTGCAATCCTATTGGTTGTAATCATGGTTACGCTAAGTATCGGCGCTATCATGTAATCACAGTCTTGACTGTAAAAACCGCCTACGGGCGGTTTTTTTTCGCTCTGTATTTGTCTTGCTCAACGTCCTTTCCTATCGTCCATCACATGCCCCAGCTCTTACTCATGGGCATTACCTCTTCTACCGCATGCTGACCCATGAGTCGTCATGCTGACCCTTTTCTCTTTTCTTATCGCCAGTGATGCCTGGCCATCAATCTACAGGTATCGACATGCGAGCCGCTAGATCGGCGTGGGCCATTAAACTGCCCAGCCTATTCAGCCCATAGGCCTCTCCTTCAAATCTTCAAATCTTCAAATCTTCAAATCTTCAAATCAAGCATACACACGGATACGTACCATCAAGCCATGGTCGTATCAACATCGACATCAACAGTAGAAGTAGAAGAAGTAGAAGAAGTAGAAGAAGAAGTAGACCAACAGTGTAAGTAAACCCCTATTATCTATGCGTGTTTATTAATTGATTTTGATAGATTTATATATATCACGGCCATTCATCCATAACATTTATGGCTAATTAAATGGTTGGAACATAATTAATGAGTATTTTTGAATAACTATAAAAAAAGAAATATTACAATATTATCGCCGACTCATTTTGAATAATAAAAACGACTCTAATTCGCTAAAAAAAACACAACTAACCCAAAATATAAAATGTGACCTACAAGCACTTTACGTAAAAAAGTTTTGTTAAAAAAACACACAATCCAATCTAAATGCATATAGATACACAGTTATAGTGAATAAGAAAATTGCATATCCGCATTGCCACAGAAATTATTATTGAATAAATTTCCCATAAAAATCCAGCATTCAACCAACAACGGCATAAATAGCGAATAATTACGCGAAAAAGCCACTAAAAACCCATGTCAATTTAAAGTAAATTGCTGCATAAAATTTGTTACAAGCCCCGCCACACAAGGGTTTCACGTGAATAATCTATTTGTGACTAACCTCTAAGAATCCTATTCACTCTGGAGTAATATGGGCTCCAGAAAGAAAAACTGGATATTTAAATTAATCCTTTATTCCCTACGAAATAATAATGTGCTTTTAAATATAAAAGCATTCAAATAGAGAGATAAGATTATGAGTAAGTTCTATGTAGGTTCTGAAGTTGGCCAACTACGTCGCGTTCTAGTTCACCGTCCAAGACGTTCACTTAGCCACCTAACACCATCTAACTGCCACGACTTATTATTTGATGATGTGTTAGCAGTAGAACGTGCAGGTAAAGAGCATGATGCATTTACTAAAACGTTAC
It encodes:
- the cpxA gene encoding envelope stress sensor histidine kinase CpxA; translation: MRVPKITSLYGRIFAIFWLTMLLVLLAVLTLPHLDPRVARDVPPDHLSRLFSIQKNTEARFQNNDNLTSIIYSLEKSDHRSGKARFFITDLEGNILTIRKHKDFKFKAVQNFISSIDDNSQPKQKLYGRYMLAGPIPITLANQELQMFVGVKWDRPPPFLLRLFDKPFQLLFAVMIVSTPLLLWLAWALSQPARKLEKAAQRVAKGEFVADPELEKGTSEFRQAGASFNQMVLAVNQMMSGQQRLLSDISHELRSPLTRLRMANALATRKQGESSELERIDTEAQRLEQMIGELLALSRMQVDSHLAREIQPLSSLWEAILVDAQFEAEQMDKTLTYSAIPERHISGSPKLLMSAVENIIRNAICYGKTTVNVAMNVDKECLTICVEDDGNGVPEGELKEIFRPFYRVSTARDRHSGGTGLGLAITENAIRQHSGTIQASKSALGGLKVQIELPLQE
- the fieF gene encoding CDF family cation-efflux transporter FieF (FieF, a metal efflux transporter, is a member of the CDF (cation diffusion facilitator) family of transporters.) — encoded protein: MKQEYARLVTMAAWAATTIASLLLIVKMVAWWMTGSVSLLASVIDSLLDIAASVVNLIVVRYSLQPADKEHTFGHGKAESLAALAQAMFISGSACFLILNGVERFFRPHELNSPEYGIYVSFFAIIMTFGLVRFQKHVVQKTGSQAIAADSLHYQTDLYMNAAIMIALGLSWFGIGQADSVFAVGIGLYILYSAFQMANEAVQSLLDRQLPEEEIEQIKQASISIDGVLGVHQVRTRMSGPVRFIQLHLELGDEIVLIEAHRISDLVEAKLIHLFPEADVLIHQDPYSVVFGSEKEQKTQDW
- the pfkA gene encoding 6-phosphofructokinase, coding for MIKKIGVLTSGGDAPGMNAAVRGVVRTALSVGIEVYGIYDGYLGLVEDRIEKLDRSSVSDVINRGGTFLGSARFPEFKNVEVREKGIENLKKHGIEALVVIGGDGSYMGAKKLTEMGYPCIGLPGTIDNDIAGTDYTIGYLTALNTVIDAIDRLRDTSSSHQRISIVEIMGRHCGDLTLTSAIAGGCEYIITPENGLDKEALIKSILAGIEKGKKHAIIALTELMMDANELAKEIETATGRETRATVLGHIQRGGRPTAFDRVLASRMGNFAVHLLMEGEGGRCVGIQKEELVHHDIIDAIENMKRPVRNDLFKVAEELF
- a CDS encoding murein hydrolase activator EnvC family protein; its protein translation is MPSLSLMNRIYAALLPLLLVLATTLSSLAFAADSNQLSGVKSEISRQKKTLTSQQNQLDKLQKSLKNQELSIVNLEKEIKQTRKHLATSDANIKNLKKKIQTLETQKKQQTAKLEQLIQAYYVTERAKASTSILNNGVEEDRISQYFQHLARARSETITALNHTSEQLIKSQHQLNLEKDQIATLLKQQTKKRDQLTKTQSKRKSTVGSIKRSISGDKNYLAELQRNETRLKAEIAAAAKRNSIPMDGLAKKKGRLPWPLKGRVLHNFGTKQTGQINWKGMVISAKSGQAVKSVYSGTVVFAEYLRGYGLVVLLDHGKGDMTLYGYNKALLKKEGDKVAAGETIALAGDTGGQSRSSLYFEIRRNSQAQNPKRWLVK
- a CDS encoding response regulator, with product MAHILLIDDDTELTSLLKDILSFEGFTVSEANDGEAGLDAITDDIDLILLDVMMPKLNGMETLKRLRTQWETPVLMLTAKGEEIDRVIGLELGADDYLPKPFSDRELLARIKAILRRTQTAPNTKNSDGIEYQDIHVYPGKQEAYCKGELIDLTTTEFSLLAHFIQNPGTTLTKEALSLDVLGKRLAAFDRAIDMHVSNLRKKLPERADGKPRIKTLRGRGYLLVEEG
- a CDS encoding CpxP family protein codes for the protein MKNAKKIILAAVVLPLTLGTASAFAFGGGKGHHKGPDGKCGGFDKGMMRQLDLTDEQRDQLKEMREAGRKEMKGKYAEKRAEMQAHHAKVQALVLADNFDEAAANDLAKEMVEQQSERRVQMMKKKHEMFSVLTAEQKAKVQELQQERMQECSAKMEKRMKNN